One genomic region from Bufo bufo chromosome 3, aBufBuf1.1, whole genome shotgun sequence encodes:
- the CLDN3 gene encoding claudin-3: MSMGLEILGVALSIIGWLGTVVSCALPMWKVTAFIGNNIVVAQIIWEGLWMNCVVQSTGQMQCKVYDSLLALPQDLQAARALMVISIVIAVLGVLISIIGAKCTNCIQDESAKAKIMIVSGVIFILSGLMTLIPVSWSANTIIRDFYNPLVVDAQKRELGASMYIGWAASALLMLGGAMLCCTCPPKQEKYPASRVAYSAARSTNPGYDRKDYV; encoded by the coding sequence ATGTCTATGGGACTTGAGATCCTAGGTGTGGCCCTGTCCATTATCGGCTGGCTTGGTACTGTTGTCTCCTGTGCTCTTCCTATGTGGAAGGTGACTGCCTTCATCGGCAACAACATTGTGGTGGCCCAGATTATCTGGGAAGGACTGTGGATGAATTGTGTAGTACAAAGCACTGGGCAAATGCAGTGTAAAGTCTATGATTCTCTGCTTGCACTTCCTCAAGATCTTCAAGCTGCTCGAGCCTTGATGGTTATCTCCATCGTCATAGCTGTACTTGGAGTCCTCATCTCCATCATTGGCGCGAAATGCACCAACTGTATTCAAGATGAGTCAGCAAAGGCCAAGATCATGATTGTATCTGGGGTTATCTTTATTCTTTCAGGACTCATGACACTAATCCCTGTCTCCTGGTCAGCAAATACAATTATTCGTGATTTCTATAACCCTCTAGTTGTGGATGCTCAAAAGAGGGAGTTGGGGGCATCAATGTACATTGGGTGGGCAGCTTCAGCTCTTCTAATGCTTGGAGGTGCCATGCTATGCTGCACTTGCCCACCAAAACAGGAGAAATACCCTGCGTCAAGGGTGGCTTATTCAGCTGCAAGGTCCACGAATCCTGGATATGATCGGAAAGACTACGTCTAA